A region from the uncultured Macellibacteroides sp. genome encodes:
- a CDS encoding transcriptional regulator → MFNNRLFYMLCLLMLLAADVSAEWNNYVINYKKELFGKGSQTWQIEAFNENWVYFANKNGLLQYEGSDWKLLPLHNESDVRSLHLSDKLKRIYVGGEGEFGYFHADASGKLLYVNLSDSLPDNNKFNVGYWGVYEVDNIFYYVSDNFIIKQLGNEFTLIPSAHKIDRSGVVNGSLYIGTVNGVFVLVGNSFFPLSGGESLVGKHIRSLIPYQSGMLVATAFDGLYYVEGGKVTPLLTGAEAFMRENEVFTLAASGDYLAIGTVRRGLILVNRHTKAVKYFNERNGLQNNTVLSISFDKRNNLWLGLDNGIDYISLNTPFTNLYTYPYSSGAGYASVVYQGKLYLGTNSGVYHTSWPVKFGETSADIEFMPRLSGQVWDMRVVDGKLFCMHDKGLFVLDGDKIEQVEGLRGVWTCVPHAIDSDKLWAGTYEGLFLLERKEGKWRVEKRVEGVSDWFKNFEFESPDVLWIRNTSHGALRIQLDTTSYKVKQSRFYSVQDGFKSVRNLFITKVDGKVYFSSDSGLYEYNPAKDRMEPSKTISTNFPHSVLKRVGKDIFGLDRDGLGVLKKNDTGDKMFSVIYPINHKQIDFIRYYENFEVIGDSTVIIPNEHGFSLLNLNFRKFKETGKELFIRNVFSTYPKDSLLYTANYTGNSIAPEIAFSQNSLRFEYTLHAFDQEKVVRYRFRLSPGTEWSEYTTSEIKEYSGLMEGTYTFMVEALGNDGKLSTASFSFVILPPWYRSIWAYFVYFLFLIVVVYMLYQWDEWRIQRKKQQEVAKKEKEMWQKEQEFIKATARQENEIISLKNEKLEYELQHKSQEMANLMINFVRKNEILADIKEELFKIMAEIKGDTDVKAKRMLVTLNNSIDSNMQSDDLLKRFEEQFDLVHNNFMKKLSEKHPDLTVNERKMCAFIKMNLSSKEIAPLLNLSVRGVETLRYRLRKKIGLEREENLLEYLTSIDL, encoded by the coding sequence ATGTTTAACAATCGTCTATTTTACATGCTATGCTTGCTTATGTTGTTGGCTGCAGATGTGTCTGCGGAGTGGAACAATTATGTAATAAACTATAAGAAAGAACTTTTTGGCAAAGGTTCGCAGACCTGGCAGATAGAGGCATTTAATGAGAACTGGGTGTATTTTGCCAATAAGAACGGCTTGCTGCAATACGAAGGAAGCGATTGGAAGCTGTTACCCCTTCATAATGAATCGGATGTACGCTCGCTTCACCTGTCCGATAAACTGAAACGTATTTATGTAGGAGGAGAGGGGGAATTTGGTTATTTCCACGCCGATGCCTCCGGTAAGCTGCTCTATGTAAACTTATCCGATTCGCTCCCTGACAACAACAAATTCAACGTGGGCTATTGGGGCGTATACGAAGTGGACAATATCTTTTACTATGTATCCGATAATTTCATAATCAAACAGCTCGGAAACGAGTTTACGCTGATTCCTTCCGCCCATAAGATTGATCGCTCGGGAGTTGTAAACGGCTCCTTGTACATAGGAACGGTAAACGGCGTTTTTGTATTGGTTGGCAACAGCTTTTTCCCCCTTTCGGGAGGAGAGTCGCTTGTTGGCAAGCATATACGGAGCCTCATCCCTTATCAGTCCGGCATGCTTGTTGCCACAGCCTTCGACGGTCTATACTATGTGGAAGGTGGTAAAGTGACTCCTTTACTAACCGGAGCAGAAGCCTTTATGCGCGAAAACGAAGTCTTCACCCTGGCTGCCTCGGGCGATTACCTGGCAATCGGGACTGTACGCCGGGGACTTATACTTGTGAACCGTCATACCAAGGCAGTAAAGTACTTTAATGAACGGAATGGCTTGCAAAACAATACGGTTTTATCCATCAGCTTCGATAAACGGAATAATCTTTGGCTTGGTCTGGATAATGGCATCGATTATATTTCGCTCAATACCCCCTTTACCAATCTATACACTTATCCTTATTCGTCCGGAGCAGGTTATGCCTCTGTTGTCTATCAGGGAAAACTCTATCTGGGTACAAACAGCGGTGTATATCATACAAGCTGGCCGGTAAAGTTTGGTGAAACATCGGCGGATATCGAATTTATGCCCCGGTTAAGCGGACAAGTGTGGGACATGCGTGTGGTAGACGGTAAATTGTTTTGTATGCACGACAAAGGGTTGTTCGTACTCGATGGCGATAAAATAGAACAGGTAGAAGGATTACGTGGAGTGTGGACGTGTGTTCCCCATGCCATCGATTCCGATAAACTATGGGCAGGAACTTACGAAGGTTTATTTTTACTGGAACGAAAAGAAGGCAAGTGGCGTGTCGAAAAAAGAGTAGAAGGTGTATCGGATTGGTTTAAGAACTTTGAATTCGAATCGCCCGACGTGCTTTGGATCAGAAATACATCCCACGGGGCGTTGCGCATTCAGCTCGACACAACGTCTTATAAAGTAAAGCAGAGTCGCTTCTATTCTGTACAGGACGGATTTAAGTCTGTCCGGAATCTGTTTATCACGAAAGTAGACGGTAAAGTATACTTTTCAAGCGATTCCGGTCTTTACGAATACAATCCGGCCAAAGACAGGATGGAACCAAGCAAGACTATCTCCACTAATTTTCCGCACTCAGTCCTGAAAAGGGTAGGTAAGGATATTTTCGGTCTCGACCGGGATGGACTGGGTGTGCTGAAGAAGAATGATACCGGAGATAAAATGTTCTCGGTTATTTATCCCATTAATCACAAGCAGATAGATTTTATCCGGTATTACGAAAACTTTGAGGTAATAGGCGATTCTACAGTTATCATACCCAACGAACACGGCTTCTCTCTTTTGAATCTTAATTTCAGGAAGTTCAAGGAAACAGGTAAAGAACTCTTTATCCGCAATGTTTTTTCCACCTATCCCAAAGACTCGTTACTCTATACGGCCAATTATACGGGAAATTCAATTGCTCCCGAAATTGCCTTTTCCCAAAACTCCCTTCGGTTCGAATACACCCTGCATGCCTTTGATCAGGAGAAGGTAGTCCGCTATCGGTTCAGACTTAGCCCCGGTACGGAGTGGTCGGAATATACAACCTCCGAAATAAAGGAATACAGCGGATTGATGGAAGGTACTTACACGTTCATGGTGGAAGCCCTCGGCAACGACGGGAAGTTATCCACCGCCTCTTTTTCTTTCGTTATTCTTCCCCCCTGGTATCGTTCTATCTGGGCTTATTTTGTCTATTTTCTTTTTCTAATTGTCGTGGTATATATGCTCTATCAGTGGGATGAGTGGCGTATCCAGCGTAAAAAGCAGCAGGAGGTGGCCAAAAAGGAAAAAGAAATGTGGCAAAAAGAACAGGAATTTATAAAGGCGACCGCTCGTCAGGAAAATGAAATCATTTCATTGAAAAACGAGAAACTCGAATATGAGTTGCAGCATAAAAGTCAGGAGATGGCCAATTTGATGATTAACTTTGTTCGTAAAAACGAAATTCTTGCCGATATAAAGGAGGAGCTGTTCAAAATTATGGCAGAAATAAAAGGAGATACCGATGTAAAAGCAAAACGTATGCTGGTAACCCTTAACAATAGCATAGACTCCAATATGCAGTCGGACGATTTATTGAAACGTTTCGAAGAACAATTCGACTTGGTTCATAACAATTTTATGAAAAAATTAAGTGAAAAACATCCCGACCTAACCGTTAACGAACGTAAAATGTGTGCCTTTATAAAGATGAATTTGTCTTCGAAAGAGATTGCTCCCTTGTTAAATCTCTCCGTTCGCGGTGTGGAGACACTCCGGTATCGTTTGCGTAAAAAAATAGGTCTTGAACGTGAAGAGAATTTATTGGAGTATTTAACATCCATTGATTTATAG
- the leuS gene encoding leucine--tRNA ligase, whose amino-acid sequence MEYNFREIEKKWREYWIANEIYKVKEDESKPKYYVLDMFPYPSGAGLHVGHPLGYIASDIYSRFKRLQGFNVLHPMGYDAYGLPAEQYAIQTGQHPEVTTKNNIARYREQMDKIGFSYDWSREVRTCEPIYYKWTQWAFIKMFNSYYDNTLQKAMPIAALELIFSKKGSEGINAACSEVEPFTADEWNAKTEKEKQTILLNYRIAYLGDTMVNWCPKLGTVLANDEVSEGLSVRGGYPVEQKVMRQWCLRVSAYAQRLLDGLDEIDWTESLKETQKNWIGRSEGAEMNFKVKDSDLSFTVFTTRADTIYGVTFMVLAPESELTAVLTTEAQRAEVDNYISATKKKTERERIADRRVTGVFSGSYAINPITEEAIPVWISDYVLAGYGTGAIMAVPAHDSRDYAFAKHFDLPIISLIEGCDVSEESLDAKEGIMMNSPRAGHGVEGGLVLNGLQVKEAIAKTKVYISEKGIGKVKVNYRLRDAIFSRQRYWGEPFPVYYKDGMPYMLDESKLPLELPEVDKFLPTEQGEPPLGRAKNWVSDEGFPLELCTMPGFAGSSAYYLRYMDPRNTEALVSKKANEYWRNVDLYIGGTEHATGHLIYSRFWNKFLFDLGIACENEPFKKLINQGMIQGRSNFVYRIKETNTFVSLNLKDQYDVTPIHVDVNIVSNDVLDMEAFRNWNPEYKTAEFILEDGKYVCGWAVEKMSKSMYNVVNPDVIVEKFGADTLRLYEMFLGPLEQSKPWDTNGIDGVHRFLRKLWGLFYTNDDKLQVTDAEATAEELKSLHKLIKKITFDIEHFSFNTSVSAFMICVNELSALKCSKRSVLEPLIVLLAPFAPHTSEELWHVLGNIITVCDAQWPVCNESYLIENTATYVVSFNGKARFNLELPSDMSASEVEKVALAHETSAKWMEGKTPKKVIVVPKKIVNIVI is encoded by the coding sequence ATGGAGTACAATTTCAGAGAGATTGAAAAAAAGTGGCGTGAGTACTGGATTGCCAACGAAATTTACAAGGTGAAAGAAGATGAAAGCAAACCCAAATACTATGTATTGGATATGTTTCCTTATCCATCTGGAGCAGGACTTCATGTTGGTCACCCGCTTGGCTATATAGCTTCCGACATTTACTCTCGTTTCAAACGTTTACAGGGATTCAACGTATTGCACCCGATGGGTTACGATGCATACGGATTGCCAGCCGAACAATATGCCATTCAGACTGGTCAGCATCCCGAGGTTACGACTAAAAACAACATTGCCCGTTACCGGGAACAGATGGATAAAATAGGATTCAGCTACGACTGGAGCCGCGAAGTTCGTACCTGCGAGCCCATTTACTACAAATGGACACAGTGGGCTTTCATTAAAATGTTTAACAGTTACTACGACAATACGCTGCAAAAGGCAATGCCTATCGCAGCGCTGGAATTGATTTTTTCAAAAAAAGGATCCGAAGGAATCAATGCTGCTTGCAGTGAAGTTGAACCTTTTACGGCTGACGAATGGAATGCTAAAACGGAAAAGGAAAAACAAACTATCTTACTTAATTACCGTATCGCTTACCTGGGCGACACGATGGTTAACTGGTGTCCCAAACTGGGTACAGTGCTTGCCAACGACGAAGTAAGCGAAGGTCTTTCTGTTCGTGGTGGTTATCCGGTGGAACAAAAGGTGATGCGTCAGTGGTGCTTGCGGGTTTCTGCTTATGCACAGCGTTTGCTGGATGGTTTGGATGAAATTGACTGGACAGAATCGCTGAAGGAAACACAAAAGAACTGGATTGGTCGTTCGGAAGGTGCCGAAATGAATTTCAAGGTAAAGGACTCGGATCTTTCTTTTACCGTATTTACCACACGCGCCGATACGATTTACGGTGTTACTTTTATGGTACTGGCTCCCGAAAGCGAATTAACAGCTGTGCTTACAACAGAAGCACAACGTGCGGAAGTTGATAACTACATTTCGGCCACCAAGAAGAAAACAGAGCGCGAACGTATTGCCGACCGCCGTGTAACGGGTGTATTCTCCGGTTCGTACGCCATCAACCCTATTACAGAAGAAGCGATTCCTGTCTGGATAAGCGACTATGTGCTTGCCGGCTACGGTACGGGGGCAATCATGGCAGTACCTGCACACGACAGCCGCGACTATGCTTTTGCCAAGCATTTCGATCTGCCTATCATTTCATTGATTGAGGGTTGCGATGTTTCGGAAGAGAGTCTGGATGCCAAGGAAGGAATCATGATGAATTCTCCACGTGCCGGTCATGGTGTGGAAGGTGGATTGGTTCTTAATGGCTTGCAGGTAAAAGAAGCTATAGCTAAAACAAAAGTATATATTTCGGAAAAGGGCATCGGAAAGGTAAAGGTTAACTACCGTTTACGTGATGCCATATTTAGCCGCCAGCGTTACTGGGGCGAGCCGTTCCCTGTTTACTACAAGGATGGCATGCCTTACATGCTTGACGAATCAAAGCTTCCACTCGAATTACCCGAAGTAGACAAGTTCTTGCCTACCGAACAAGGCGAACCTCCTCTGGGTCGTGCTAAGAATTGGGTGTCGGACGAAGGTTTCCCTCTGGAGCTTTGTACCATGCCTGGCTTTGCCGGATCATCGGCTTATTACCTGCGTTACATGGATCCACGGAATACCGAAGCGCTTGTTTCAAAGAAAGCCAACGAATACTGGCGCAACGTGGACTTATATATTGGCGGAACCGAACATGCCACCGGTCACCTTATCTATAGTCGCTTCTGGAATAAGTTCTTATTCGACCTTGGCATTGCCTGCGAAAACGAACCGTTCAAGAAGCTTATCAACCAGGGTATGATTCAGGGTCGTTCCAACTTTGTATATCGTATCAAGGAAACGAACACGTTTGTATCTTTGAACCTGAAAGATCAGTATGACGTTACTCCTATCCACGTGGACGTGAATATTGTAAGCAACGACGTGTTGGACATGGAAGCGTTCCGTAACTGGAATCCGGAATACAAAACAGCCGAATTTATACTGGAAGATGGCAAGTATGTATGCGGATGGGCAGTAGAAAAAATGTCGAAATCGATGTACAACGTAGTAAACCCGGATGTGATTGTTGAGAAGTTTGGTGCCGATACACTTCGTTTGTACGAAATGTTCCTTGGCCCGCTGGAACAATCCAAACCTTGGGATACCAATGGTATCGATGGTGTTCACCGCTTCTTGCGTAAGCTTTGGGGGCTATTCTATACCAACGACGACAAGCTGCAGGTAACAGACGCAGAAGCTACTGCCGAGGAACTGAAATCGCTTCACAAACTAATCAAAAAGATTACGTTCGATATCGAGCATTTCTCTTTCAACACCTCGGTGAGTGCCTTTATGATTTGTGTAAACGAATTAAGCGCGCTGAAGTGCAGCAAACGTTCCGTATTAGAACCTCTTATCGTGCTTCTTGCTCCGTTTGCTCCCCATACTTCCGAAGAATTATGGCATGTATTGGGCAATATAATCACTGTTTGTGATGCCCAGTGGCCCGTATGCAACGAATCGTATCTGATAGAAAACACAGCAACTTATGTGGTTTCTTTCAATGGGAAAGCGCGTTTCAATCTTGAGCTACCATCAGACATGTCTGCCTCCGAAGTCGAAAAAGTTGCTTTGGCTCACGAAACCTCAGCGAAATGGATGGAAGGAAAGACCCCTAAAAAGGTTATTGTAGTTCCTAAAAAGATTGTCAATATTGTAATATAA
- the tnpB gene encoding IS66 family insertion sequence element accessory protein TnpB (TnpB, as the term is used for proteins encoded by IS66 family insertion elements, is considered an accessory protein, since TnpC, encoded by a neighboring gene, is a DDE family transposase.), translated as MFALTESMNYYLCPHYVDMRKGIYSLYQLVKSDMKRNPLSGEVFLFLGRNRSLIKILHWENGGFVLYQKKLEQGTFEVPRFNPSSNEFEMKWKTFVLIMEGVSVRSAKYRRRFKY; from the coding sequence ATGTTTGCACTTACAGAATCCATGAACTATTATCTATGTCCGCATTATGTGGATATGCGCAAAGGTATCTATTCCTTGTACCAGTTGGTAAAGTCAGATATGAAACGTAATCCTTTGTCGGGGGAGGTTTTTCTCTTCCTTGGCAGGAACCGGTCGTTAATTAAGATCCTTCATTGGGAAAATGGAGGATTTGTTTTGTATCAGAAAAAACTGGAACAGGGCACCTTTGAAGTTCCCCGATTTAACCCTTCAAGCAATGAATTTGAGATGAAATGGAAGACTTTTGTTTTGATAATGGAGGGCGTCTCTGTTCGTTCGGCAAAGTACAGGAGAAGGTTTAAGTATTGA
- a CDS encoding IS66 family transposase: MNSKRMIELLEDQLKLFSQREKIHLEQLIRQSEQIERLSVQVGSLTDTIRSLEENLLQKNGDMQKLSGKNRGMSKLLSNKSEKLVPDAAKEDPAETDPPVSLKNRGNNNAKRKEHFSLETIVEHVYPDDPAFDKEKARVIGSVDSVMYTYSKATFKKIIYRQYNCVQQEKVYSGKAPRSPLQNSNYDASFIAGMLQLRYVYSMPVERIVKYFTENGFELNKATAHGLIKKSAGLMDRLDVVLHKTILEDDYLCMDESYHTILTKEKNKDGKGVRKGYIWAALANKKKLIQYFYENGSRSREVLTNYIGNQYKGAIQSDGLINYKILETDAYPDIIRLACFQHCKREFLDIENDKEAIGIVNTINRLYQAEHKIEKKWTPVKILKYRQKYAPPILAELKSKLLEIQSNPSTLPQSPLSKATNYTLNEYDSLCNYIVSPDYALDNNAVERCMRSISLSRKNSLFCGSHQGAKRTALLYSLAISCKLHGINTFEYFTDILSRLAYISPTAPDQIYRDLLPDKWTKL, translated from the coding sequence ATGAATAGCAAACGGATGATTGAATTACTGGAAGACCAGCTGAAACTTTTTTCTCAAAGAGAAAAGATTCATTTGGAACAACTCATCCGGCAATCTGAACAAATAGAAAGACTCTCTGTGCAGGTTGGTAGTTTAACCGATACAATCCGTTCGCTGGAAGAAAACCTGCTTCAGAAGAACGGGGACATGCAGAAGCTTAGCGGGAAAAACAGGGGAATGAGCAAGCTTCTCTCCAACAAATCAGAAAAGCTTGTGCCCGATGCCGCAAAAGAAGATCCGGCAGAAACCGATCCCCCTGTTTCACTCAAGAACCGAGGCAACAACAATGCCAAACGGAAAGAACACTTCTCTCTGGAAACCATTGTCGAGCATGTATATCCCGATGATCCTGCCTTTGACAAAGAAAAGGCCAGGGTGATCGGGTCCGTAGACTCGGTCATGTACACCTACAGCAAGGCTACATTTAAGAAAATCATATACAGACAATACAATTGTGTACAGCAGGAAAAGGTTTACTCGGGTAAAGCCCCCAGATCTCCCCTGCAGAACTCAAATTATGATGCCTCTTTTATCGCCGGCATGCTTCAACTGAGATACGTTTACTCCATGCCTGTGGAGCGGATTGTCAAGTATTTTACAGAGAATGGCTTTGAATTAAACAAAGCTACCGCCCATGGACTGATTAAAAAATCTGCGGGATTAATGGACCGACTGGATGTTGTTCTTCACAAAACCATCCTTGAGGATGACTATCTTTGCATGGATGAAAGTTACCATACGATCCTGACCAAAGAGAAAAACAAGGATGGCAAAGGGGTTCGTAAGGGATATATATGGGCTGCGCTGGCCAATAAAAAGAAATTAATCCAGTACTTTTACGAAAACGGTTCCCGATCCCGTGAAGTTCTCACCAACTATATCGGCAATCAATATAAAGGAGCCATCCAGTCAGACGGGCTGATCAACTATAAAATACTTGAGACAGATGCCTATCCCGATATAATCCGGTTGGCCTGCTTCCAGCATTGCAAGCGCGAGTTCCTGGATATCGAAAATGATAAAGAAGCCATCGGGATTGTTAATACAATCAACCGACTCTATCAGGCGGAGCATAAGATCGAAAAGAAATGGACGCCCGTCAAAATCCTGAAATATAGACAGAAGTACGCCCCACCCATACTAGCCGAACTAAAAAGCAAACTGTTGGAAATACAATCCAACCCATCTACCCTTCCACAGAGTCCGCTCTCTAAGGCCACGAATTATACGCTCAACGAGTATGATTCCCTGTGTAATTACATTGTTAGTCCGGACTATGCTTTGGACAACAATGCTGTGGAACGATGCATGCGAAGTATATCTTTAAGCAGAAAGAACTCTCTTTTTTGTGGCTCTCACCAGGGAGCTAAGAGAACGGCTTTGCTATACTCGCTGGCCATCTCCTGCAAGCTCCATGGAATTAATACCTTCGAATACTTCACAGATATATTAAGTCGGTTGGCCTACATTAGCCCAACAGCTCCTGACCAAATATACCGGGATTTACTCCCTGACAAGTGGACTAAACTGTAA
- a CDS encoding YitT family protein produces MKAKQFSQLYYSIHDYLLITIGLVIYAFGWTAFILSNQIVTGGVTGVCALIFFSTGLPVSLSYISINLVLLVIAFKVLGAKYLIKTVFGVIGLSLFLSLFQTIFTEPILKGEPAMAIVIGGILCGAGLGLIFSANGSSGGTDIIASIVNKYKNISIGRALIFCDFLIIGSSYFLFHSVDKIVFSFVEMLVCNYVLDMVLNGNRQSVQFFIFSPKYDEICERIIADIGRGCTILDGTGGYSHKSVKVVVVLAKKSESIAIFRLVKQIDNKAFISQSPVRGVYGEGFDPIKT; encoded by the coding sequence ATGAAGGCTAAACAATTTTCTCAGTTATATTACTCAATCCACGATTACTTACTTATAACAATAGGGCTTGTGATTTACGCATTCGGTTGGACGGCTTTTATCTTGTCCAATCAAATTGTAACCGGTGGTGTAACTGGTGTATGTGCTCTTATATTTTTCTCGACCGGATTACCTGTTTCCCTCTCCTATATTTCCATCAACTTAGTTTTACTTGTCATTGCATTCAAAGTACTCGGCGCGAAATACCTTATTAAGACCGTATTTGGGGTAATTGGGTTGTCATTGTTTCTTTCCTTGTTCCAGACAATTTTCACGGAGCCTATACTCAAAGGCGAACCGGCCATGGCAATCGTGATCGGGGGTATTCTGTGCGGGGCGGGACTTGGTTTGATTTTCTCGGCTAATGGTAGTTCGGGAGGGACAGACATCATTGCTTCCATTGTAAATAAGTACAAAAACATATCCATCGGACGTGCCTTGATTTTCTGCGATTTCCTTATTATTGGTTCTTCTTATTTCTTGTTTCATAGTGTTGACAAGATTGTTTTCTCCTTTGTGGAAATGCTTGTTTGCAACTACGTACTGGATATGGTACTTAACGGAAATCGACAGTCGGTTCAGTTCTTTATCTTTTCGCCCAAGTACGATGAGATATGCGAACGTATTATAGCCGACATAGGCAGGGGATGCACTATACTGGACGGAACGGGAGGTTATTCTCACAAATCAGTGAAAGTAGTGGTTGTTCTTGCCAAGAAGTCGGAATCAATTGCCATTTTCCGCCTGGTAAAACAAATAGATAATAAGGCTTTCATCTCCCAAAGTCCTGTACGGGGCGTATACGGAGAAGGTTTTGATCCGATCAAAACATAA